CGGGCAGATCCTCGGCATGCAGTTGGTGACTCACCAGACCGGCCCCGAGGGCCAAGAGGTCAAGCGCCTGCTGGTCGAAGAGGGCGCCGATATCGCCTCCGAACTCTATGTCGGCATGGTGGTCGACCGTGTCACCCAGCGGGTGTGCCTGATGGCCTCCAGCGAGGGTGGCATGGACATCGAAGAGGTGGCCGCCAAGACCCCGGAGAAGATACACAAGGTGTTCATCGATCCCGCCGCGGGCCTGACCGCTCAGGAGGCCGACGACACCGCTGCCAAGATCGGCGTGCCGACGGCCAGCATACCCCAGGCCCGCGCCGTGTTGCAGGGGCTCTATAGCGCCTTCTGGGACAGCGACGCCTCGCTCGCCGAGATCAATCCGCTGATCGTCACCGGCGACGGCCAGGTCATCGCCCTGGACGCCAAGATGAACTTCGATTCCAACGGTCTGTTCCGCCACGAGGACATCCTCGCCATGCGCGACCTGGACGAAGAGGACGCGGCGGAGATCGAGGCCTCCAAGTACGACCTCTCCTACATCTCGCTGGACGGCAATATCGGCTGCATGGTCAATGGTGCAGGCCTAGCCATGGCCACGATGGACACCATCAAGCTGTTCGGCGCCGAACCGGCCAATTTCCTCGACGTGGGCGGTGGTGCCACCGTGGAGAAGGTCACCGAGGCCTTCAAGCTGATGCTGGCCAACACCAAGGTCAAGGCGATTCTCGTCAACATCTTCGGTGGCATCATGCGCTGCGACACCATCGCCGACGGCATCGTCGAGGCGGCCAAGCAGACCCATCTCTCGGTGCCCCTGGTGGTGCGCATGCGCGGCACCAACGAGGAGATCGGCAAGAAGACCCTCGAGGCGTCCGGACTGCCGATCATCACCGCCAACGATATGGCCGAGGCCGCCCAGAAGGTCGTGGCCGCTGTCGCCTGAGCGACGGGCAAGCAAAATCAGGGGAATCCGTTATGTCCATCCTTATCGATAAGGACACCAAAGTCGTCACCCAGGGGATCACCGGCAAGACCGGCCAGTTCCACACCCGGATGTGTAAGGAGTACGCCAATGGCGCCAACTGCTTCGTCGCCGGCGTCAACCCGAGGAAGGCCGGCGAATCCTTCGAAGAGATTCCGATCTACGCCAGCGTCCGAGAGGCCAAGCGCGAGCATGGCGTCACCGCCTCGGTGATCTACGTACCGCCGCCGTTCGCCGCCGCCGCCATCTGGGAGGCCGTCGAGGCCGAGATGGACCTGGTGATCTGTATCACTGAGGGCATCCCGGTGAAGGACATGGTCGAGGTGAAGAACCGGATGCGCGCCGCCGGCAGCAAGACGGTTCTGTGCGGTCCCAACTGCCCCGGCATCATCACGCCCGATGAGATCAAGATCGGCATCATGCCCGGCCATGTCCACAAGAAGGGCCGCGTCGGCGTAGTCTCCCGCTCAGGTACCCTGACCTACGAGGCGGTCGGTCAGCTGACCGACCTGGGCCTGGGCCAATCCACCGCGGTCGGCATCGGTGGCGATCCGATCAACGGTCTCAAGCCCAAAGACGTGCTCAAACTCTTCATGGACGACCCGGAGACCGATGCCGTGATCTGGATCGGCGAGATCGGCGGCTCGGACGAGGAGGAGGCCGCGCGCTGGTACGCCGAGGAGTGCCGCAACAAGAAGCCGGTAGTCGGCTTCATCGCCGGCGTGACGGCCCCTCCGGGCAAGCGCATGGGCCATGCCGGCGCCATCATCTCCGGCGGCAAAGGCACCGCGCAGGAGAAGTTGTCGATCATGGAGGAGTGTGGGATCCACACCACCAAGAACCCGGCCGAGATGGGCGACTTGCTGAAGTCCGTGCTCTAACTACCATTGCCAACGGTGATGCCGGGGCAGCGTCGATCTGACAAGGTATCGGTCGAGTCGTTACCGTCGAGATCGTGCGCTGTGCCCTGCGCGTTGGATTGGCGGCCGATGCCCGGGTTGGCCAGGTCCAGATCTGTGACGCCGTGGGTGAGTCGTCACCCGCGGCCGCACGGCCTTCCCTGTTATAAGGTAGGCGTGCGTCGAGGAGTCATCCTGAAAACGGCAGTTGGATGGCCTTCGAGGTGCGTCTCGCGGGGGCGGGCGGTCTTCACGATCGGTCACCAACACCCCGAGGATCCGCGCGACGTGCGTGACCGGGCGGAGACGGTCAAGCGGTTTCACGCCGGCCAGCTCGATGAGCAGAGCGCGCTCGGGGCCGCCGCCGCGGCTCCGACGAATCCCCCGTCGACCACCGACCATCGGCCATCCCGGTCGGGGCCTTTGGCGATCGGAGATTTCGGTTTTCGGACCGGCACGCCATCGCGCCGCTCGCCTTGTCGGTGGGCGCAATTCGTGCGAAGGGCTGCCTCGATTTCAGCGACTTGGATTGATGGCGAAGCGGTCAACGGCCGTTTCTAGGCTGACTCCGCTCTGTTCGGTGCCGCTCGGGTGCGTCGCGATGGCCTAGCGATAGCCCGGGCGGCGCGAACTCGCGAGCCCGATCGCACAGGCCTCTCATCTTGCGCTATATTCCGCACGCGAATAGTGACAATTGATAGCGCCCCATTTCGGCGCGTGGCCGCATCGCCTGCGCACGCAACCCTTGCAGCCGTTTGTTGTAGATATAACCGCGAGACGAGGACACACCAATGAGACCCATGAATCTGACCGAGAAGATCTTCGCTGCCCATCAAGTCGATGGCGGGGCGCTACCGCAGGCCGGCGAGGTGGTCACGCTCGGGATCGACGAAGCGTTCACCCAGGACGCAACCGGCACCATGTGCATGCTCCAGCTCGAGGCCATGGGCGTCGACCGGGTCAAGCCGCTGTCGGTCAATTTCGTCGACCACAGCATGATGCAGCAGGGCTTTCGCAATCCGGATGATCACGAATATCTGCGCACGGTCTCCAAGCGGCTCGGGATCATCTTCTCGCCGCCCGGCACCGGCATCTGTCATTTCCTGAATATCGAGAATTTCGTCAAACCGGGCATGACGGGCGTCGGGGCGGACAGCCACACGGTCAACGCGGGCGGCATGGGCGCCATCTACTTCGGTGCCGGCGGCTACGATGTCGCGCTGGCCATGGCCACGGGCGAGTATCGGATTCCGATGCCGCAGGTCGTGCGCGTGGTGCTCGAGGGCGAGCTGCGCGAAGGCGTCATGGCCATGGACGTGATCCTGAAGATGTTGTCGATCCTCGGCGTCA
This portion of the Thioflavicoccus mobilis 8321 genome encodes:
- the sucC gene encoding ADP-forming succinate--CoA ligase subunit beta, with product MKIHEYQAKELLRKYGVITPRGVPCFSVDEAVKAAESLGGKVWVVKAQIHAGGRGKGGGVKVAKSLDEVRQYAGQILGMQLVTHQTGPEGQEVKRLLVEEGADIASELYVGMVVDRVTQRVCLMASSEGGMDIEEVAAKTPEKIHKVFIDPAAGLTAQEADDTAAKIGVPTASIPQARAVLQGLYSAFWDSDASLAEINPLIVTGDGQVIALDAKMNFDSNGLFRHEDILAMRDLDEEDAAEIEASKYDLSYISLDGNIGCMVNGAGLAMATMDTIKLFGAEPANFLDVGGGATVEKVTEAFKLMLANTKVKAILVNIFGGIMRCDTIADGIVEAAKQTHLSVPLVVRMRGTNEEIGKKTLEASGLPIITANDMAEAAQKVVAAVA
- the sucD gene encoding succinate--CoA ligase subunit alpha: MSILIDKDTKVVTQGITGKTGQFHTRMCKEYANGANCFVAGVNPRKAGESFEEIPIYASVREAKREHGVTASVIYVPPPFAAAAIWEAVEAEMDLVICITEGIPVKDMVEVKNRMRAAGSKTVLCGPNCPGIITPDEIKIGIMPGHVHKKGRVGVVSRSGTLTYEAVGQLTDLGLGQSTAVGIGGDPINGLKPKDVLKLFMDDPETDAVIWIGEIGGSDEEEAARWYAEECRNKKPVVGFIAGVTAPPGKRMGHAGAIISGGKGTAQEKLSIMEECGIHTTKNPAEMGDLLKSVL